One Chloroflexota bacterium DNA window includes the following coding sequences:
- a CDS encoding glucose-1-phosphate adenylyltransferase: protein MKVVAMIMAGGAGTRLTVLSERRAKPSVPFAGKYRIIDFTLSNCVNSNIYNIAVLTQYRPHSLNEHIGIGKPWDLDRASGGVRLLQPYQAGGGTQVWYRGTADAVLQNLAFVKDLASDRVLVLGGDHIYKMDYAEMLRFHDEKRADLTVAVMNVPLEETDRFGIMSVDEDSRITAFHEKPRDRDKGTLASMGIYVFNADVLEQRLLQETQAFPDLDFGKHVIPGMIEEANVFAYEFDGYWVDVGTVESYWQTSMELLEPDSPLNLYDSSWPLLTRSQERPPVKVGPQARVHDSLISNGCVVRGHVEGSVLSPGVYVSPGAVIRESVVMNDTWIGPGAVLDKVVIDKQVVVGSGALVGFGDDLTIANMEIPDRLYTGISVVGKSAHIPPNVRLGRNVLVNAGRDEEDFEAFGDNVPSGETV, encoded by the coding sequence ATGAAGGTAGTTGCCATGATCATGGCAGGAGGAGCAGGTACGCGCCTGACGGTCCTCTCTGAACGGCGTGCCAAGCCCTCGGTTCCCTTTGCCGGGAAATATCGCATCATCGATTTTACCCTCTCCAACTGTGTCAACTCCAATATCTATAATATTGCAGTTCTCACTCAATATCGACCTCACTCACTCAACGAACATATTGGCATCGGCAAACCATGGGACCTGGATCGTGCGTCAGGCGGTGTGAGGCTTCTCCAGCCATACCAGGCCGGTGGAGGTACCCAGGTCTGGTATCGGGGGACAGCGGATGCTGTTCTACAGAACCTGGCCTTCGTCAAGGACCTGGCTTCCGACAGGGTGCTCGTCCTGGGCGGCGATCACATTTACAAGATGGACTATGCAGAGATGTTGCGCTTCCACGACGAAAAACGCGCCGATCTAACGGTGGCCGTCATGAATGTGCCATTGGAAGAAACCGATCGATTCGGCATCATGTCCGTCGACGAGGACTCTCGCATCACGGCATTCCACGAAAAACCCAGGGATCGCGACAAAGGCACCCTGGCGTCCATGGGAATCTATGTTTTCAATGCCGATGTCCTGGAGCAACGTCTGTTGCAGGAAACCCAGGCATTCCCTGACCTGGATTTCGGCAAACATGTCATTCCGGGCATGATCGAAGAAGCCAATGTCTTTGCCTATGAATTTGATGGTTACTGGGTAGATGTCGGTACGGTCGAGAGCTATTGGCAGACCAGTATGGAGCTACTGGAGCCCGACTCCCCATTGAATCTGTACGACAGTTCGTGGCCCTTGTTGACTCGCAGCCAGGAGCGTCCCCCGGTCAAAGTGGGACCCCAGGCGCGCGTGCATGATAGCCTGATATCCAATGGCTGCGTGGTACGCGGCCATGTAGAAGGCTCGGTTCTATCGCCCGGGGTTTACGTCTCACCCGGTGCAGTGATCAGAGAATCGGTTGTCATGAACGACACGTGGATCGGTCCCGGCGCGGTGCTGGACAAAGTTGTCATCGACAAACAGGTTGTAGTCGGGTCAGGGGCACTGGTTGGCTTTGGCGATGATTTGACGATCGCCAACATGGAGATACCTGACCGCTTGTATACCGGCATCAGTGTGGTGGGAAAGAGCGCCCATATTCCACCCAATGTTCGCCTCGGTCGCAACGTGCTGGTCAACGCTGGTCGCGACGAGGAGGATTTCGAGGCCTTCGGCGACAACGTCCCCAGTGGCGAGACGGTATAA
- a CDS encoding sugar phosphate nucleotidyltransferase — MRVLAMILAGGSSPALSILTADRAEPAIPFGGKYRIIDFTLSNCVNSGIYNVGILTQYKPRSLNDHVRVGKPWDLDRAVGGVRLLQPYVSGAGESGAWQRGTADAVRFNLDFLEEQRADTVLLLAGDHIYKMDYRPLLRFHQDRDADCTIATRSVSPHDAHRFGMVGADNTGRVIRFQEKPRRTTSRLASMGIYVFKRDALVSWLTGAGACDVDFGRNVVPDMLDAGHPLYTYSYDGYWMDAGTVQSYWEANMALLAETPALDLYDPSWVLHTRSEQLPPAFTGEQAQVDASLLCDGCRVFGRVERSIIGPGAVVEADTVVSDSIIMNHATIAAGAVIEHSILDKRVVVNEGAIVGWGDDSTPNRAVPNNLNTGITLIGKRAQIPVGLRIGRNVVVRPRTPASAFPAEEIRSGETV, encoded by the coding sequence ATGCGCGTACTCGCAATGATCCTGGCCGGTGGATCCAGCCCCGCTCTCAGCATACTCACTGCAGACCGAGCTGAGCCCGCGATTCCCTTTGGCGGCAAATATCGAATTATCGATTTCACCCTTTCCAACTGTGTCAACTCCGGCATTTATAACGTCGGTATATTGACTCAGTACAAGCCCCGTTCCCTCAATGATCATGTCCGTGTTGGCAAGCCCTGGGATTTGGACCGGGCCGTTGGTGGCGTGCGTTTACTGCAACCCTATGTCAGCGGTGCTGGTGAGTCGGGCGCCTGGCAGCGGGGCACTGCCGATGCCGTGCGCTTCAACCTGGACTTTCTGGAGGAACAAAGAGCCGACACAGTATTGCTGCTGGCCGGTGACCATATTTACAAGATGGACTATCGTCCCTTGTTGCGTTTCCACCAGGATAGGGATGCAGACTGCACCATCGCCACGCGTTCTGTCAGTCCCCATGATGCCCACCGTTTTGGCATGGTTGGAGCAGACAATACAGGGCGTGTCATCCGTTTCCAGGAGAAGCCCAGGCGCACCACGAGCCGGCTGGCTTCCATGGGAATCTATGTGTTTAAACGAGACGCTCTGGTTTCCTGGCTGACCGGTGCGGGAGCGTGTGACGTGGATTTTGGCAGAAACGTCGTGCCGGACATGCTCGATGCCGGGCATCCCTTGTACACCTACAGCTACGATGGCTACTGGATGGATGCGGGCACTGTCCAGTCCTATTGGGAAGCAAACATGGCCTTGCTGGCAGAAACGCCCGCGCTGGATCTCTACGATCCCAGTTGGGTACTGCACACCCGCAGCGAGCAATTGCCTCCTGCCTTCACCGGCGAGCAAGCGCAGGTCGATGCCAGCCTGCTCTGCGACGGTTGCCGCGTCTTTGGACGGGTCGAACGCTCGATCATCGGTCCTGGCGCCGTGGTGGAAGCGGACACCGTAGTGAGCGACTCGATCATAATGAACCACGCCACGATCGCTGCTGGCGCCGTCATCGAACACTCTATCCTGGACAAAAGAGTGGTTGTCAACGAGGGCGCTATCGTGGGATGGGGAGATGACAGTACACCCAACCGGGCTGTGCCCAACAATCTTAACACCGGCATCACACTGATTGGAAAACGCGCCCAGATCCCGGTCGGCCTGCGCATAGGACGCAACGTGGTTGTCCGGCCCAGGACGCCCGCCTCGGCGTTTCCTGCAGAAGAGATCAGGAGCGGCGAAACGGTGTAA
- a CDS encoding nitroreductase family protein, producing MTEYQSNSEVMFWQLIKGRRTVRRYADRPVPGEIVWRLLEAAHWAPSAHNRQPWQFVWLRSSENRQRLAMAMSKRWRSELLADGADPEDVSRREAISEARIVNAPVVILPCLVLDVMDDYSDERRRQAEWQMGVQSVALACQNLLLAAHHYDLVGCWMCAPIFVPDLVQQILDLPETWQPQALLTIGYPPDDRVRHKPRDPLSDHVLMR from the coding sequence ATGACCGAGTACCAGTCCAATTCTGAAGTGATGTTTTGGCAGTTAATCAAGGGAAGGCGCACGGTCCGGCGCTATGCCGACAGGCCTGTGCCTGGCGAAATTGTGTGGCGTTTGCTGGAGGCTGCCCATTGGGCGCCGTCGGCTCACAACCGGCAACCCTGGCAGTTTGTCTGGTTGCGGTCATCCGAAAACCGACAGCGACTCGCCATGGCGATGAGCAAACGTTGGCGGTCCGAATTGCTGGCAGATGGCGCCGATCCCGAAGATGTCTCCCGGCGCGAGGCGATCTCAGAGGCGCGCATCGTGAATGCCCCGGTTGTGATCTTGCCCTGCCTGGTTCTGGATGTAATGGATGACTACTCCGATGAACGACGACGGCAGGCTGAGTGGCAGATGGGTGTACAGTCGGTGGCGCTGGCCTGCCAGAACCTGCTATTGGCGGCCCATCATTACGATTTGGTGGGCTGCTGGATGTGTGCTCCCATTTTTGTCCCCGACCTGGTCCAACAGATTCTGGATCTCCCCGAAACGTGGCAGCCTCAGGCCCTGCTGACGATTGGTTATCCACCTGACGACCGTGTGAGGCATAAACCCCGCGATCCCCTTTCCGACCACGTTTTGATGCGCTAA